The sequence below is a genomic window from Tistrella mobilis.
TGCCGGCCGCAACAGAGGAGGTTTCGTGATGGCCAGCTACATCCACGGCGCCGTGTTCGGCGTCTATCCCTATGTGGCACTGGCGGTGCTGTTTCTGGGCAGCGCGCTGCGCTATGACCGCGACCCCTATACCTGGCGCTCGGGATCCAGCCAGCTGCTCCGCCGCCGCCAGCTGATCTGGGGCTCGGTGCTGTTTCATCTGGGCGTGCTGGTGATCTTCGCCGGCCATCTGGTCGGGCTGCTGACCCCGATCCAGGTCTTCGATGCGCTGGGCATCAGCCACGGCGCCAAGCAGTTGCTGGCGATCGTGGCGGGTGGCGTGGCCGGCATCGCCGCGATCATCGGCGCCAGCCTGCTGATCCATCGCCGCTTCTTCGACCCGCGCATCCGCCGCACCTCCAGCACCAGCGATCTGCTGATCATCGTGCTGCTCTGGCTGCAGCTGGCCCTGGGCCTCGCCACCATCCCGCTCTCGCTCGGCCATCTGGACGGGCACGAGATGGTGAAATTCATGAGCTGGGCGCAGGGCATCTTCACCTTCGACACCGCAGCCGCCGGCTACATCGCCGATGTCCACCCGATCTTCAAGGCGCACCTCTTCCTGGGGCTGACGATCCTGTTGCTCTTCCCTTTCACGCGGCTCGTCCACATGCTCAGCGCCCCCATCCGCTATGTCTGGCGCCCCGGCTATCAGGTGGTGCGGACGCGCCGCCGGCCCGTCGGCAACCACCCCGTCGGCAACCACCCCGGCGCCAGCCATCCCGCGGCCACCCGGCCCGGCACCCGTTGAACGGAGGCAAAGATGGTCGTGATCCGTCAGAGCCCGCGTGTCGCAGCGGCCAGGTCCGCCGCCGCCCGGCATGCCCACCACGCCGCCAGCCATATGCACATGGCCGACCCCGTCCCCGTATCGGTTGACGGGCGGGACATCCCCGAAGAGGAGATCCGGGCCGAGATGCACAATCATCCGGGTCCCGACCCGGACACCGCCCGCAACGCCGCGGCGCAGGCGCTGGTGATCCGCGAGCTGCTGCTGAATGCCGCCCGGGCCCGCGACATCACAGCCCGGCCCGGTACGGACGGCCAGGGCCGGCAGGAGCTGGACGACGAGGCGATGATCCGCGCCCTGCTGGACGCCGAGGTCACCACGCCCCGGGCCGACACCGCGGCCTGCCGGCGCCATTACGACAGCCATCCCGGGCGCTTCACCACATCCCCGGTCTGGGAGGCGCGGCACATCCTGCTCGCCGTCACAGAGACCGACGCGGCCGGCCGCAAAGCGGCGCGCGACCG
It includes:
- the narI gene encoding respiratory nitrate reductase subunit gamma; the encoded protein is MASYIHGAVFGVYPYVALAVLFLGSALRYDRDPYTWRSGSSQLLRRRQLIWGSVLFHLGVLVIFAGHLVGLLTPIQVFDALGISHGAKQLLAIVAGGVAGIAAIIGASLLIHRRFFDPRIRRTSSTSDLLIIVLLWLQLALGLATIPLSLGHLDGHEMVKFMSWAQGIFTFDTAAAGYIADVHPIFKAHLFLGLTILLLFPFTRLVHMLSAPIRYVWRPGYQVVRTRRRPVGNHPVGNHPGASHPAATRPGTR
- a CDS encoding peptidylprolyl isomerase produces the protein MVVIRQSPRVAAARSAAARHAHHAASHMHMADPVPVSVDGRDIPEEEIRAEMHNHPGPDPDTARNAAAQALVIRELLLNAARARDITARPGTDGQGRQELDDEAMIRALLDAEVTTPRADTAACRRHYDSHPGRFTTSPVWEARHILLAVTETDAAGRKAARDRAQAILAELASDPDRFADLATAFSACPSRAEGGRLGQLVRGSTVPEFEAALARMSPGEIAPAPVETRFGVHVVALDRHLPGAVLPFEAVEARIAAWLEAASWSRGVAQFISVLAADAEIRGVALATAEGPLVR